In the Mastacembelus armatus chromosome 17, fMasArm1.2, whole genome shotgun sequence genome, one interval contains:
- the ptch2 gene encoding protein patched homolog 1 — MASDCGVPAASVFGDLPPSYTRSQPPPNPDLLRRPSYCHAAFALKQISKGKAVGQKAPLWIRARFQALLFSLGCHIQRHCGKVLFIGLLVFGALSVGLRVAAIETDIEQLWVEAGSRVSTELRYTREKQGEETVFTSQMLIQTPKEEGTNILTQEALLVHMEAALSASKVQVSLFGKSWDLNKICYKSGVPIIENVMIERMIDKLFPCMIITPLDCFWEGAKLQGGSAYLPGMPDIQWMNLDPVKLMEELSQFTSLEGFKEMLDKAQVGHAYMNRPCLDPTDPDCPLSAPNKEQGESPDIAGHLQGGCHGFSRKFMHWQEELILGGRVKNSQDTLLSAEALQTMFLLMSPKQLYEHFKDDYEIHDINWNEEKATAILESWQRKFVEMVHQSIPDNSSQSIHAFSTTTLNDIMKSFSDVSVIRVAGGYLLMLAYACVTMLRWDCAKSQGAVGLAGVLLVALSVAAGLGLCSLLGLSFNAATTQVLPFLALGIGVDDMFLLAHSFTETGSNIPFKERTGDCLRRTGTSVALTSINNMIAFFMAALVPIPALRAFSLQAAIVVVFNFAMVLLIFPAILSLDLHRREDKRLDILCCLYSPCSDRVIHLSPSELSESGEQPHTPTTATAHTHQYAAGSTITTSTQITTTVQAFTQCDAAGQHIVTILPPTSQISTSPPSVILCPTSQAQAITPSPTTATMQDPYGSQLFTPTSSSTRDLLAQVEDSRSGKKCVPLPFLHWNLSSFAREKYAPMLLKPKSKAIVVVLFLGLLGLSLYGTTMVHDGLYLTDIVPRDTKEYDFIDAQFKYFSFYNMYLVTMDGFDYARSQRLLIQLHNAFNSVRYVVRDSENKLPQMWLHYFQDWLRGLQAAFDADWQAGRINADSYRNGTEDGALAYKLLIQTGSKKEPFNYSQLTSRRLVDAEGLIPPEVFYIYLTVWVSNDPLGYAASQANFYPHPREWIHDKYDTTGENLRIPAAEPLEFAQFPFYLNGLRQASDFVEAIESVRAICDEFSRKGLFNYPNGYPFLFWEQYIGLRHWFLLSISVVLACTFLVCAILLLNPWTAGIIVFILAMMTVELFGIMGLIGIKLSAIPVVILIASVGIGVEFTVHIALGFLTAIGNRNKRSAVALEHMFAPVVDGAISTLLGVLMLAGSEFDFIMRYFFAVLAILTVLGMLNGLVLLPVLLSMTGPPAEVTPVDNASRLPTPSPEPPLPPPMTHHGYYTGHHNPRGSRQQAFSESSDSEYYSEMTTTSGIGEEDYKYQDRNAYIASHANVPPTTSHILLEASKSPSFPKLTVVKPLREDATGTGRGTDLLNETSHNAQSPLSSQVTCWDGTKREPQQGLRRFQGQPSQHLPSDRAHFPGRTCQSGPRLQNSRGPQPNRTKGPNYSNGNSALPTQGSTGGPVTMVTATASVTVAVHPALPGATYQGYMHEGFDTDSDLECFDPTKRTCGDKTNFSSCKGDSLELQDLEATQGQTEHKLGKIQGGLRMHATKDC, encoded by the exons ATGGCCTCGGATTGCGGGGTCCCAGCGGCCAGCGTCTTTGGAGATTTACCCCCGAGTTATACGCGCTCCCAGCCGCCCCCGAACCCAGACCTACTCCGGAGACCCAGCTACTGCCACGCTGCTTTCGCACTTAAACAGATCTCAAAG GGGAAGGCTGTAGGTCAGAAAGCTCCTCTGTGGATCCGGGCGAGGTTCCAGGCCCTCCTGTTCTCTCTGGGCTGCCACATCCAGAGGCACTGTGGCAAGGTCCTCTTTATTGGACTCTTAGTATTTGGGGCTCTATCTGTGGGACTCCGAGTTGCGGCTATCGAAACGGACATCGAACAGCTATGGGTGGAAG CTGGCAGTCGTGTGAGCACAGAGCTTCGATACACCAGGGAGAAGCAGGGAGAGGAGACAGTATTTACTTCACAGATGCTTATCCAGACCCCCAAAGAAGAAGGCACCAATATTCTTACCCAGGAGGCATTGCTGGTTCACATGGAGGCAGCCCTGTCTGCCAGCAAGGTCCAGGTGTCGCTTTTTGGAAA ATCGTGGGACCTTAACAAAATATGCTATAAATCAGGAGTTCCAATTATAGAAAATGTCATGATTGAAAGG ATGATTGACAAGCTATTCCCCTGTATGATAATCACCCCATTGGACTGTTTTTGGGAAGGGGCCAAACTTCAGGGAGGCTCCGCCTATTTACC GGGTATGCCAGATATCCAGTGGATGAATTTAGATCCAGTCAAGCTGATGGAGGAACTGAGTCAGTTCACTTCACTTGAAGGATTTAAGGAGATGTTGGATAAAGCCCAG GTGGGCCATGCCTACATGAACAGGCCTTGTCTAGACCCCACAGACCCGGACTGCCCTCTTAGTGCACCCAATAAAGAGCAAGGAGAG AGTCCTGACATTGCTGGACATCTCCAGGGTGGTTGCCATGGTTTCAGCCGGAAGTTCATGCACTGGCAGGAGGAGCTGATCCTGGGAGGGCGGGTTAAGAACAGCCAGGACACTCTGCTTAG tgCGGAGGCTCTCCAAACCATGTTCCTGTTGATGAGCCCGAAGCAGCTGTATGAGCACTTTAAAGATGACTATGAGATCCATGATATCAACTGGAATGAAGAAAAGGCCACCGCTATCCTTGAGTCCTGGCAAAGGAAGTTTGTGGAG ATGGTCCATCAGAGTATCCCAGATAACTCCAGCCAGTCCATTCACGCTTTCTCCACCACCACCCTAAATGACATCATGAAATCTTTTTCTGATGTCAGCGTCATCAGGGTGGCTGGAGGTTACCTGCTCATG CTGGCCTATGCCTGTGTGACCATGCTAAGGTGGGACTGTGCTAAGTCCCAGGGGGCTGTGGGGCTTGCCGGGGTGCTGTTGGTGGCCCTGTCTGTTGCCGCAGGGCTGGGTCTCTGCTCACTACTCGGCCTCTCTTTCAACGCTGCCACCACACAG GTGCTTCCTTTCCTGGCACTAGGGATTGGTGTGGATGACATGTTTCTCTTGGCTCATTCCTTCACAGAAACTGGAAGTAACATCCCCTTTAAG GAGCGGACAGGAGACTGTTTGCGTCGCACCGGCACCAGTGTTGCTCTGACTTCCATCAACAACATGATTGCGTTCTTCATGGCCGCTCTCGTACCCATCCCTGCCTTGCGAGCTTTCTCTTTGCAG GCGGCCATTGTGGTCGTGTTTAACTTCGCCATGGTGCTGCTCATCTTCCCCGCCATCCTCAGTTTGGACCTCCACCGACGAGAGGACAAGCGTTTGGACATCCTCTGTTGTCTGTACAGCCCCTGCTCTGACCGTGTCATCCACCTCTCTCCAAGCGAGCTGTCAGAATCCGGAGAGCAACCACACACGCCTACAACAGCAacggcacacacacaccagtacgCTGCTGGATCCACTATCACCACCAGCACCCAAATCACCACCACAGTGCAGGCATTCACGCAGTGTGATGCAGCAGGGCAGCACATTGTTACGATCCTACCACCTACCTCACAGATCTCCACTAGCCCACCTTCTGTCATCCTCTGCCCCACTTCTCAGGCTCAAG CCATTACACCTTCCCCCACCACCGCAACAATGCAGGACCCCTACGGCTCGCAGCTCTTCACCCCTACCTCCAGCTCCACACGCGACCTTCTAGCCCAAGTAGAGGATTCCAGATCAGGAAAGAAATGTGTCCCACTCCCTTTTCTGCACTGGAACCTGTCCAGCTTTGCCAGGGAGAAATACGCCCCCATGCTCCTCAAGCCTAAAAGCAAAGCCATTGTGGTGGTTCTCTTTCTAGGTCTCCTGGGTCTCAGCCTGTATGGGACCACCATGGTGCACGACGGCCTTTACTTGACCGACATTGTGCCACGTGACACCAAGGAGTATGATTTTATTGATGCCCAGTTCAAGTATTTCTCCTTCTACAACATGTACCTGGTGACCATGGATGGATTTGATTATGCTCGGTCACAGAGGCTGCTTATCCAGTTACATAATGCCTTCAATTCCGTTAGATATGTGGTCagagacagtgaaaacaaacttcCCCAAATGTGGCTACACTACTTCCAGGACTGGCTCAGAG GTCTTCAGGCTGCTTTTGATGCTGACTGGCAGGCAGGCAGGATTAACGCTGACAGCTATCGTAATGGCACAGAGGACGGAGCTCTGGCATACAAGCTCCTTATCCAGACTGGCTCCAAGAAAGAGCCCTTTAACTACAGCCAG ttGACGTCTCGCCGGCTGGTGGATGCAGAGGGTCTGATCCCCCCTGaggtgttttacatttatttgacagtttgGGTCAGTAATGATCCTCTGGGTTATGCTGCCTCCCAGGCAAACTTTTATCCTCATCCCAGAGAGTGGATCCACGACAAGTATGACACCACTGGAGAGAATCTGCGCA TTCCAGCTGCAGAACCCCTGGAGTTTGCTCAGTTCCCCTTCTACCTGAATGGCCTTCGCCAGGCCAGCGACTTTGTAGAGGCCATTGAGAGTGTGCGGGCCATCTGCGACGAGTTCAGCCGCAAAGGCTTGTTCAACTATCCTAATGGATACCCCTTCCTGTTCTGGGAGCAGTACATTGGCCTAAGACACTGGTTCTTGCTGTCAATCAGTGTGGTTCTGGCATGCACCTTCCTGGTCTGTGCAATTCTTCTTCTCAATCCCTGGACCGCCGGCATCATT GTGTTTATCTTGGCCATGATGACAGTGGAATTGTTTGGTATCATGGGCCTGATTGGCATCAAGCTGAGCGCCATCCCTGTGGTTATCCTCATTGCCTCTGTGGGCATCGGAGTGGAGTTCACTGTTCACATTGCACTG GGCTTCCTGACAGCGATTGGCAACAGAAACAAGCGCTCGGCAGTGGCTCTGGAGCACATGTTTGCCCCGGTGGTTGACGGAGCAATCTCCACGCTGCTGGGTGTTCTCATGCTGGCAGGGTCAGAGTTTGACTTCATCATGAG GTATTTCTTTGCCGTTTTGGCCATCCTGACTGTGCTGGGAATGCTGAATGGCTTGGTTCTCCTGCCAGTCCTCCTTTCCATGACGGGCCCTCCAGCTGAGGTCACCCCAGTCGACAATGCCAGCCGCCTGCCCACTCCTTCTCCCGAACCACCGCTGCCCCCACCCATGACCCACCATGGTTACTACACAGGACACCACAATCCACGGGGATCCCGCCAGCAAGCATTTTCAGAGTCATCGGACTCTGAGTATTACTCTGAGATGACCACCACATCAGGGATCGGGGAAGAGGATTATAAGTACCAAGACCGGAATGCATACATAGCATCACACGCCAATGTTCCCCCCACTACATCTCACATACTGCTGGAAGCCAGCAAGAGCCCCAGCTTCCCCAAGCTCACG GTGGTGAAACCACTCAGAGAAGATGCGACAGGCACTGGTAGGGGGACAGATCTGTTAAATGAGACCTCGCACAATGCACAGTCCCCTCTCAGCTCCCAGGTTACATGCTGGGATGGAACCAAGAGGGAGCCGCAGCAGGGCCTCCGGAGGTTCCAGGGTCAGCCCAGCCAACACTTGCCCAGTGACAGAGCTCACTTCCCTGGGAGGACTTGTCAAAGCGGCCCCAGGCTTCAGAACAGCAGAGGGCCTCAGCCAAACAGAACTAAAGGGCCAAACTATAGCAACGGCAACTCTGCCTTGCCGACACAAGGCTCCACTGGGGGACCTGTTACCATGGTCACAGCCACAGCCTCCGTGACAGTTGCTGTGCATCCAGCCTTGCCAGGAGCGACGTATCAAGGTTACATGCATGAAGGTTTTGACACGGACAGTGACTTGGAATGTTTTGACCCTACTAAGAGGACTTGTGGtgacaaaacaaacttttcttCATGTAAAGGAGACTCTCTAGAGCTCCAGGACTTGGAAGCAACACAGGGCCAGACAGAGCATAAGCTTGGCAAGATACAAG GTGGGTTGAGGATGCATGCAACCAAAGATTGCTGA